In Phlebotomus papatasi isolate M1 chromosome 1, Ppap_2.1, whole genome shotgun sequence, the following proteins share a genomic window:
- the LOC129807320 gene encoding uncharacterized protein LOC129807320 has translation MEICRVLQDIYGYKKIRKKVIITILRTCIFLCMFLLAAIFIRLTWIRPHFSMHSCKRPCNVLDLPMICRMQFNVEAISYHNLNCIRCHKNLTQCNDCEKKVIAINRQIPSPKIEVCENDIVVVDVLNNIPDTNVLINWNGQNATLSQREQDRIFFSTNFGPSDYRYKFRISQPGFYLYSIQAKERAQKVSEETAGSLIVRKFDLNSAEFENTILIEIIEGDSNINLKCTPNSSLVKESTKFRLIYLVSISNIPLILSVDNHKIKIHAINGNSIKTPIVTNVNLNLKDFMEFSIIYSKNSNDRNISVNFSTEDILKNSTSKIKFILENNPRSSQTI, from the exons ATGGAGATTTGTAGAGTTCTTCAAGATATTTATGGATACAAGAAGATCCGGAAGAAAGTTATTATAACTATTTTGCGAACTTGTATATTTCTTTGTATGTTTCTGTTGGCGGCAATTTTTATTCGTCTCACATGGATTAGACCCC ACTTCTCTATGCACTCGTGTAAACGTCCTTGCAATGTTCTGGATCTCCCAATGATATGTCGCATGCAATTCAATGTAGAGGCAATCAGTTACCACAATTT AAATTGCATAAGATGTCACAAAAATCTAACACAATGCAATGATTGCGAAAAGAAAGTTATTGCAATCAACCGGCAAATTCCATCGCCCAAGATTGAAGTCTGTGAAAATGATATTGTTGTGGTTGATGTACTAAACAACATTCCGGACACCAACGTCCTTATCAACTGGAATGGTCAAAATGCAACATTGTCTCAGAGGGAGCAAGATAGAATTTTCTTCAGTACCAATTTTGGCCCTTCAGATTATCGATACAAATTTCGCATTTCTCAGCCTGGATTTTATTTATACAGCATACAAGCGAAAGAGAGGGCGCAGAAGGTGTCTGAAGAGACTGCAGGAAGTTTGATTGTTAGgaaatttgatttgaattctgcCGAATTTGAGAATacaattttgatagaaattatCGAAGGTGATTCTAACATTAATCTAAAATGCACTCCAAATTCGAGTTTAGTGAAAGAAAGTACAAAATTCAGGTTGATCTACTTAGTTTCAATATCGAATATTCCTCTAATTTTGTCCGTAGATaaccataaaatcaaaattcatgctATAAATGGAAATTCCATAAAAACTCCAATTGTGACAAATGTCAATTTAAACTTGAaagattttatggaattttctattatatattcaaaaaattctaatGATAGGAATATctctgtaaatttttcaacagaagatattctaaaaaattcaacaagcaaaataaaattcatcttAGAAAACAACCCAAGATCGTCACAGACAATTTGA